In the genome of Hymenobacter cellulosivorans, one region contains:
- a CDS encoding Ppx/GppA phosphatase family protein, translating into MNYPLLKLAAIDIGSNAVRCQISAVLHYGDRYRLKRVEYVRYPLRLGEDVFATGRISPAREDKFVKFLHALKLLMEVHDVAHYLVCATSAMRTAANAPEIVARVQKELNMPIQVIDGQAEAAYINRVIEHLLEDNKHYLHIDVGGGSTEFNIYHDRRKVASQSFEVGSIRRMQQEESGLSNDALNGTWQRMEDWVKENGRKYHVTRAIGTGGNINKLYSLAQPSLDKPVTRRRIGTILSNLSKMSMDERVNVAMLNPDRADVIVPAGQIYLSAMEWSNVNQMIVPDIGLKDGMLQTLFEQHFDEIDPLSNGAEHLPLATVPSRTNGME; encoded by the coding sequence ATGAATTATCCGCTCCTGAAACTGGCTGCTATTGATATTGGGTCGAATGCTGTACGGTGTCAGATTTCAGCGGTGTTGCACTACGGTGACCGGTATCGGCTTAAGCGCGTGGAATATGTGCGCTACCCGCTGCGCCTGGGCGAAGATGTGTTTGCCACTGGCCGCATTTCCCCGGCCCGGGAAGATAAGTTTGTCAAGTTTCTGCACGCGCTGAAACTGCTGATGGAAGTACACGACGTGGCCCACTACTTGGTGTGTGCTACCTCGGCCATGCGTACGGCCGCCAACGCGCCCGAAATCGTGGCCCGGGTGCAGAAAGAGCTCAACATGCCGATTCAGGTTATCGACGGGCAGGCTGAAGCCGCCTACATCAACCGTGTAATCGAACATTTGCTCGAAGACAACAAGCACTACCTGCACATCGACGTGGGCGGGGGCAGCACCGAGTTCAACATCTACCACGACCGGCGCAAAGTAGCCTCTCAGTCATTTGAGGTGGGTTCCATCCGGCGCATGCAGCAGGAAGAAAGCGGCTTGTCGAACGACGCGCTGAACGGCACCTGGCAGCGTATGGAAGACTGGGTCAAGGAAAACGGCCGCAAGTACCACGTCACCCGCGCCATCGGCACGGGCGGCAACATTAATAAGCTCTATAGCCTGGCTCAGCCCTCCCTCGACAAGCCCGTTACGCGCCGCCGCATCGGCACCATTCTAAGCAACTTGAGCAAGATGAGCATGGACGAGCGGGTCAACGTGGCCATGCTCAACCCCGACCGCGCCGACGTCATCGTGCCCGCCGGCCAGATCTACCTTTCGGCCATGGAGTGGTCCAACGTCAACCAGATGATTGTGCCCGACATCGGCCTCAAAGACGGCATGCTCCAGACCCTGTTCGAGCAGCATTTCGACGAAATTGACCCACTCAGTAACGGGGCCGAACACCTGCCCCTGGCTACTGTCCCGAGCCGCACCAACGGTATGGAATAA
- the gyrB gene encoding DNA topoisomerase (ATP-hydrolyzing) subunit B: MSETKEVKGGAEYSADSIQVLEGLEAVRKRPSMYIGDTGIKGLHHLVWEVVDNSIDEALAGHCDQIEVTINENNSITVKDNGRGIPVDFHQKEGRSALEVVLTVLHAGGKFDKDSYKVSGGLHGVGVSCVNALSQDLKVTVRRNGHIYQQEYKIGVPQYPVKEIGDTDEHGTQVEFLPDNTIFTESVYKYETVANRLRELAYLNKGIRITLTDRREKNDDGSFLGEIFFSEGGLSEFVQYLDSGRQVLMPNPIHVISEKGGTPVEVALQYNDSYQEHIFSYVNNINTIEGGTHVAGFRSALTRTLKAYADKSGMLEKAKVEIQGDDFREGLTAVISVKVQEPQFEGQTKTKLGNSDVSGAVNTVVGEILNQYLEENPKEARIIIEKVILAARARIAARKAREMVQRKTVLGSNSLPGKLADCSESDPEICELYLVEGDSAGGTAKQGRNRAFQAILPLRGKILNVEKAQEHRIYENEEIRNMITALGVSFEKKTDEDDGSSTRSLNLDKLRYHKVIIMTDADIDGSHIRTLILTFFFRYMRELVDKGYIYIALPPLYLVKRGKEERYCWTEQERMDAQEEMGRGKPETVNVQRYKGLGEMNAEQLWTTTMQPDTRSLKRVDVESAAEADHLFAMLMGDEVAPRRDFIEKNAKYAKLDV, from the coding sequence ATGAGCGAAACGAAAGAAGTAAAAGGCGGCGCTGAGTACTCCGCGGATAGCATCCAGGTACTCGAAGGCCTTGAGGCCGTGCGCAAGCGCCCCTCCATGTATATCGGCGACACGGGCATCAAAGGACTACACCATCTGGTGTGGGAAGTAGTCGATAACTCCATCGACGAAGCCCTGGCCGGTCACTGCGACCAGATTGAAGTAACCATCAACGAAAATAACTCGATTACCGTCAAGGACAACGGTCGCGGCATCCCCGTGGACTTCCACCAGAAAGAGGGCCGCTCGGCCCTGGAGGTGGTTTTGACCGTGCTGCACGCTGGTGGTAAGTTCGACAAGGATTCCTACAAGGTTTCCGGCGGCTTGCACGGCGTGGGCGTAAGCTGCGTAAACGCGCTAAGCCAGGATTTGAAGGTAACCGTGCGCCGCAACGGCCACATCTACCAGCAGGAATACAAAATCGGTGTTCCCCAGTATCCGGTCAAGGAAATCGGCGACACCGACGAGCACGGCACCCAGGTAGAGTTCCTGCCTGACAACACCATCTTCACGGAGTCGGTTTACAAGTACGAAACCGTGGCTAACCGCCTGCGCGAACTGGCTTATCTGAACAAGGGTATCCGCATCACGCTGACTGACCGTCGGGAGAAAAACGATGACGGCTCGTTTCTGGGGGAAATATTCTTCTCCGAAGGCGGCCTGAGCGAATTCGTGCAGTACCTCGACAGTGGCCGCCAAGTGCTTATGCCCAACCCCATTCACGTCATCAGTGAGAAGGGCGGCACACCAGTAGAAGTAGCTCTGCAGTACAACGATTCTTACCAGGAACACATCTTCAGCTACGTCAACAACATTAACACCATCGAGGGCGGTACGCACGTAGCCGGTTTCCGCTCGGCCCTGACCCGCACGCTGAAGGCATACGCCGACAAGTCGGGTATGCTGGAGAAGGCCAAGGTGGAGATTCAGGGCGACGACTTCCGCGAAGGCCTCACCGCCGTTATTTCGGTGAAGGTGCAGGAACCGCAGTTTGAAGGCCAGACCAAAACCAAGCTGGGCAACTCCGACGTGAGCGGCGCGGTAAACACCGTAGTAGGTGAAATCCTGAATCAGTACCTGGAAGAAAACCCTAAGGAAGCCCGTATCATCATCGAAAAGGTGATTCTGGCTGCCCGCGCCCGGATTGCGGCCCGTAAGGCTCGCGAAATGGTACAGCGCAAAACTGTACTGGGTTCCAACTCCTTGCCCGGCAAGCTGGCTGACTGCTCGGAATCGGACCCCGAAATCTGCGAGCTGTATCTGGTGGAAGGTGACTCGGCCGGTGGGACTGCCAAGCAGGGCCGCAACCGCGCCTTCCAGGCCATTCTGCCGCTGCGGGGTAAGATCCTGAACGTGGAGAAGGCGCAGGAACACCGCATTTACGAAAACGAGGAAATCCGCAACATGATTACGGCCCTTGGCGTGAGCTTCGAGAAGAAGACCGACGAGGACGATGGCAGCAGCACCCGGTCGTTGAACCTGGACAAGCTCCGCTACCACAAGGTCATCATCATGACCGACGCCGACATCGACGGCTCCCACATCCGGACCCTGATTCTGACTTTCTTCTTTCGCTACATGCGGGAGCTGGTCGACAAAGGCTACATCTACATTGCCCTGCCGCCACTATACCTGGTGAAACGCGGTAAGGAAGAGCGGTACTGCTGGACCGAGCAGGAGCGTATGGATGCCCAGGAAGAAATGGGCCGCGGCAAACCCGAAACGGTGAACGTGCAGCGCTACAAAGGTCTGGGTGAGATGAACGCTGAGCAGCTCTGGACTACCACCATGCAGCCCGATACCCGCTCCCTGAAGCGCGTGGACGTGGAATCGGCCGCCGAAGCCGACCACCTGTTCGCCATGCTGATGGGCGACGAAGTAGCGCCCCGCCGCGACTTTATCGAAAAAAACGCGAAATACGCCAAACTGGACGTATAA
- the ppk1 gene encoding polyphosphate kinase 1, whose product MKLFKSADLIRKSKYISRDLSWLRFNYRVLDMAKDTSRTLFDRLRFLAITSSNLDEFFMIRVGSLYNYLDYGKERVDYSGLRELPFRRKLLDFAHRFTNDQSLTYQNELKPQFEKAGFNILRMTELTELELKKADGYFKNTIFPLLTPMVYDSYHGFPLMMNQMLIFGVVTRTGPDSVMDNGHERLTFVQIPQNLSRFFELTRKDKVIFVPIEEIVRANLPKLFRNVEIVSADLFRITRNGDFTLEESDDIDVDFIKEIQVGLKTRKKGRVVRLEVENDASPVMMAVLKERWKIDNGNVFVINSLIDMKGLLQILKHPNFRGKSTRMPAPVVPLSLPEGAEENLFEFLKHHDVLLHHPYNSIDPVVRLLEQAAEDPHVLGIKQTIYRLADDSRVTAALLKAAENGKHVSVLFEVKARFDEERNIREGSKLEKAGCFVIYGVSKYKTHTKMLMIIRKEGEKVTRYVHIGSGNYNEQTSKIYTDVSLLTTNDVYGHDVSEFFNVITGHSQPDDYEYLITAPKDMRQQIIHLIREEVRNAKKGLPSGIVMKMNSLEDKELIDEFYKASKAGVPIRFVVRGICCLRPGRPGLSENIEVRSIVGDLLEHSRLFYFHQAGNPKVYAGSADIMVRSFDRRIEALFLIVNPQLKREAISILMLNLLDNQNSYLMREDGAYVRNRPAADEPTVNVHRDFYRRDEERLAGATPEGLLHLLFQQTRRNQQEADDAAALAEEEANELAEACAEAQEEEQDELTEQAAQEVSIVQALVEGEPDEKADFANS is encoded by the coding sequence ATGAAATTATTCAAATCTGCCGACCTCATTCGCAAAAGCAAATACATCAGCCGGGACCTAAGCTGGCTGCGGTTTAATTATCGGGTGCTGGACATGGCCAAGGACACGAGCCGCACGCTGTTCGACCGGCTGCGGTTTTTGGCCATTACCTCGTCCAACCTCGATGAGTTTTTCATGATCCGGGTTGGTTCGCTCTACAATTACCTCGACTACGGCAAGGAGCGGGTAGACTACTCCGGCCTGCGGGAGCTGCCGTTCCGGCGTAAGCTGCTCGATTTTGCCCACCGTTTTACCAACGACCAGTCGCTGACCTACCAGAATGAGCTGAAGCCGCAGTTTGAAAAGGCCGGTTTCAATATTTTGCGGATGACGGAGCTCACGGAATTGGAACTGAAGAAGGCCGATGGCTACTTCAAGAACACCATCTTCCCGCTGCTCACGCCGATGGTATACGACTCCTACCACGGCTTCCCGCTGATGATGAACCAGATGCTCATCTTTGGGGTGGTAACGCGCACCGGGCCCGACAGCGTGATGGACAACGGGCACGAGCGACTCACCTTCGTGCAGATTCCCCAGAACCTCTCGCGCTTCTTTGAGCTCACGCGCAAGGACAAGGTGATTTTCGTGCCCATTGAGGAAATAGTGCGGGCCAACTTGCCCAAACTGTTCCGCAATGTGGAAATCGTGTCGGCTGACTTGTTCCGGATTACGCGAAACGGCGACTTCACCCTGGAAGAGTCGGACGACATCGACGTGGACTTCATCAAGGAAATTCAGGTGGGCCTCAAAACCCGCAAGAAGGGCCGGGTAGTGCGGTTGGAGGTTGAAAACGACGCTTCCCCGGTGATGATGGCCGTGCTCAAGGAGCGCTGGAAGATTGACAACGGCAACGTCTTCGTCATCAACTCCCTGATTGACATGAAGGGCCTGCTGCAAATTCTGAAGCACCCCAACTTCCGTGGCAAATCGACGCGCATGCCGGCTCCGGTAGTGCCGCTGAGCTTGCCGGAAGGGGCCGAGGAAAACCTGTTCGAGTTCTTGAAGCACCACGACGTGCTGTTGCACCATCCCTACAACAGCATCGACCCAGTGGTGCGGCTGCTGGAACAGGCCGCCGAGGACCCGCACGTACTGGGCATCAAGCAAACCATTTACCGCCTGGCCGACGACTCGCGCGTAACGGCGGCTTTGCTCAAGGCGGCCGAGAATGGCAAGCACGTGTCGGTCTTGTTCGAAGTGAAGGCCCGCTTTGATGAGGAGCGTAACATCCGGGAGGGCTCCAAGCTCGAAAAGGCCGGCTGCTTCGTGATTTACGGGGTGAGCAAGTACAAGACGCACACCAAGATGCTCATGATTATCCGTAAGGAAGGGGAGAAGGTGACGCGCTACGTACACATCGGCTCGGGCAACTACAACGAGCAAACCAGCAAGATTTACACCGACGTAAGCCTCCTCACAACCAACGACGTGTATGGACACGACGTGTCGGAGTTTTTCAACGTAATTACCGGCCACTCCCAGCCCGACGACTACGAATACCTGATTACGGCGCCTAAAGACATGCGCCAGCAGATTATTCACCTGATTCGGGAGGAAGTGCGCAACGCCAAGAAGGGTTTGCCCAGCGGCATTGTGATGAAGATGAACTCGTTGGAAGACAAGGAGCTCATCGACGAGTTTTACAAGGCATCCAAGGCTGGTGTGCCGATTCGGTTCGTGGTGCGCGGCATCTGCTGCCTGCGCCCCGGCCGGCCCGGGCTGAGCGAGAATATCGAGGTGCGCAGCATCGTGGGCGACTTGCTGGAACATTCCCGCCTGTTCTACTTCCACCAGGCCGGAAACCCGAAAGTGTACGCCGGCTCGGCCGACATCATGGTACGCTCCTTCGACCGGCGCATTGAGGCCCTGTTCCTGATTGTCAATCCCCAGCTCAAGCGCGAGGCTATCAGCATTCTGATGCTCAACCTGCTCGACAACCAGAACTCCTACCTCATGCGTGAGGATGGGGCTTACGTGCGTAACCGCCCGGCCGCCGACGAGCCCACTGTGAACGTACACCGGGACTTTTACCGCCGCGACGAGGAGCGGCTGGCCGGCGCAACGCCCGAAGGCCTGTTGCATCTGCTGTTTCAGCAAACCCGCCGTAATCAACAGGAGGCCGACGATGCAGCGGCCTTAGCGGAAGAGGAAGCCAATGAATTGGCGGAAGCCTGCGCCGAAGCCCAGGAAGAGGAGCAGGATGAGCTGACTGAGCAGGCGGCTCAGGAGGTTTCTATCGTGCAGGCGCTGGTAGAAGGAGAGCCCGACGAAAAAGCCGACTTCGCCAACTCGTGA
- a CDS encoding metal-dependent hydrolase, whose protein sequence is MASAFGHALLGATLGKLLLPSRPNWPWWLLAAACAVLPDADVIGFKFGVAYDSLWGHRGLSHSILVAALLAGGLVALSRLLQPQAAPPAAGRLGLLLFLATVSHGVLDALTTGGLGVAFFSPFEQQRYFFGFRPIQVSPIGIKRFAGAAAWRVLRSEAIWVGIPCLLLYVGQRILRPAAVNGAG, encoded by the coding sequence ATGGCTTCTGCTTTTGGCCATGCCTTGCTGGGCGCTACGCTGGGCAAGCTGCTGCTTCCCTCCCGCCCCAACTGGCCTTGGTGGCTGCTGGCCGCAGCCTGCGCCGTGTTGCCCGACGCCGACGTAATCGGCTTCAAGTTTGGAGTGGCTTACGACAGCCTGTGGGGACACCGGGGCCTGAGCCATTCTATCCTGGTAGCGGCACTGCTGGCGGGCGGACTCGTAGCGCTTAGTCGGCTACTGCAGCCCCAGGCAGCCCCACCAGCGGCGGGCCGCCTGGGGCTGCTGCTGTTTCTGGCTACCGTGTCGCACGGCGTACTTGATGCCCTGACTACCGGGGGCTTGGGTGTGGCGTTTTTCAGTCCGTTTGAGCAACAACGGTACTTTTTCGGTTTCCGGCCCATCCAGGTGTCGCCCATTGGAATTAAACGGTTTGCTGGTGCGGCAGCCTGGCGGGTACTGCGCAGCGAGGCCATCTGGGTAGGTATTCCTTGCCTGTTGCTGTATGTGGGCCAACGAATTCTACGCCCTGCGGCTGTGAATGGTGCGGGGTGA
- a CDS encoding T9SS type A sorting domain-containing protein, translated as MKKILLPLAFLCGMGLSAQAQWVQQNTLNPETPPDFYSYYLHTVSDQVAWQLIREGVNGSAINTFSRTANGGTSWQLGFMGGTADFQAGNIHGVDANTAYAAQWGPTGGEVVKTTNAGTTWTKITGANQYNASGSFANWVYFFDANNGVTLGDPTLGSFEIYTTSNGGTTWTRVPASNLPAPLDQFEYGLVGSYTALGNTIWAGTTHVEADQETGKPARILKSTDRGLTWTASNVIPIFQGTGQINKIAMIDANNGVAHSGVALAYTTDGGATWQPRTFTGNFFGGDITNVPGTNLIVSVGASVDSPTSLAQYGSSYSADNGATWVDIDRNKQYTSVDFASRTAGYAGGFTDANGAGGIYKASTTILGTSRNTELQNALSVYPNPSATGVFSLKLSSAIKAGTNVRVFDALGRQVLNQQLNATAIASQLATVDMSKEKAGLYTLEVRTENGVAQQKLVIE; from the coding sequence ATGAAAAAAATCTTACTCCCTCTGGCTTTTCTGTGCGGAATGGGCCTCTCGGCGCAGGCACAATGGGTTCAGCAAAACACGCTTAATCCAGAAACTCCCCCGGATTTTTATTCTTACTACCTGCATACCGTAAGTGACCAAGTGGCTTGGCAACTGATACGGGAGGGTGTTAACGGTTCCGCTATTAACACGTTCTCCCGAACTGCCAACGGTGGTACTTCCTGGCAGCTTGGCTTCATGGGCGGCACCGCCGATTTTCAGGCCGGTAACATCCATGGCGTTGATGCTAATACTGCGTACGCCGCCCAGTGGGGCCCAACTGGAGGAGAAGTTGTTAAAACAACGAATGCTGGTACCACCTGGACCAAAATCACGGGCGCTAACCAGTACAACGCTTCGGGTAGCTTTGCCAACTGGGTATACTTCTTCGATGCCAATAATGGAGTTACGCTGGGTGACCCTACCCTGGGCTCTTTTGAAATTTATACTACCAGCAATGGTGGTACCACCTGGACGCGTGTGCCAGCCTCCAACCTGCCGGCTCCTCTCGATCAGTTTGAGTACGGCCTGGTAGGCTCGTATACGGCGCTTGGAAATACTATCTGGGCGGGTACTACCCACGTTGAAGCAGATCAAGAAACGGGTAAGCCTGCACGTATCCTCAAATCCACGGACCGTGGGCTGACCTGGACCGCTTCCAACGTGATTCCAATCTTCCAGGGTACGGGTCAGATCAACAAGATTGCCATGATCGATGCCAACAATGGTGTTGCTCATAGCGGTGTGGCACTGGCGTATACCACCGATGGCGGTGCTACTTGGCAGCCTCGCACTTTCACTGGCAACTTCTTCGGCGGTGATATCACCAATGTACCCGGGACTAACCTGATTGTCAGTGTTGGCGCTAGCGTGGATTCGCCTACTAGCTTGGCCCAATATGGCTCGTCGTATAGTGCCGATAACGGTGCTACCTGGGTTGACATCGACCGTAACAAGCAGTATACGTCGGTAGATTTCGCTAGCCGTACTGCCGGTTACGCAGGTGGTTTCACCGATGCCAACGGCGCGGGTGGTATCTACAAGGCTTCTACTACCATTCTGGGTACTTCCCGGAACACCGAGTTGCAAAACGCTTTGTCGGTGTATCCGAACCCCAGTGCTACGGGCGTGTTCTCGCTGAAACTCAGCTCTGCCATCAAAGCCGGTACCAACGTGCGGGTATTTGATGCGCTGGGCCGTCAGGTGCTGAACCAGCAGCTGAACGCTACGGCTATTGCCTCTCAGCTTGCTACGGTCGACATGAGCAAGGAAAAGGCCGGCCTCTACACCCTGGAGGTGCGCACCGAAAACGGTGTAGCTCAGCAGAAACTGGTGATTGAGTAG
- a CDS encoding vWA domain-containing protein, with amino-acid sequence MNWAYPLSWTELLGAIFFLILYVGYALRTRRLAAPLEQRGWKLGWKMALRLLYFPLLLLALLGPAYGVTQQPVRTAGKDVWLLVDLSRSMDAADVAPTRLQKVKAELGTLVSRFQADRLGLIVFAGEAVVQCPLTYDQSALQLFLNTLETNLVTTTGTDLTPALELALARMSASPPAAASPARVTALVLVSDGEDFGENLEPTLRVLARSGARLYSMGVGTLEGTRLPRPAGAGYLRDARGREVVSRLNPVTLRRLAEQTNGQYFELTDRRNEFPLLVNALNRLEGQAEQVRTVAVADNRYRYPLALALLLLALDILLTVKVIRP; translated from the coding sequence ATGAACTGGGCTTACCCCTTGTCCTGGACGGAGCTGCTGGGCGCAATATTTTTTTTAATTCTATACGTGGGCTATGCCCTGCGTACCCGCCGCTTGGCCGCTCCGCTCGAACAGCGGGGTTGGAAGCTGGGGTGGAAAATGGCCTTGCGCCTGCTGTATTTCCCCTTGTTGCTGCTGGCTCTGCTGGGCCCGGCCTATGGAGTCACGCAGCAGCCGGTGCGCACAGCGGGCAAAGACGTGTGGCTGTTGGTAGATTTGTCGCGCTCGATGGATGCGGCCGACGTGGCCCCTACCCGCCTGCAGAAAGTGAAAGCCGAGCTCGGTACACTGGTTAGCCGGTTTCAGGCCGACCGGCTCGGACTAATTGTATTCGCCGGCGAGGCCGTGGTGCAGTGCCCGCTTACGTACGACCAGAGCGCCTTGCAACTTTTTCTGAATACGCTTGAGACGAATCTGGTGACCACAACGGGCACGGACCTGACGCCGGCGCTGGAGCTGGCCCTGGCCCGGATGAGTGCCAGCCCGCCGGCAGCCGCCAGCCCGGCCCGTGTTACAGCCCTGGTGCTGGTAAGCGACGGGGAAGACTTCGGCGAAAATTTGGAGCCTACCTTGCGCGTGCTGGCCCGCTCGGGAGCCCGACTTTATAGTATGGGGGTCGGCACCCTGGAAGGCACGCGGCTGCCCCGCCCCGCGGGAGCCGGCTACCTGCGGGATGCGCGCGGCCGGGAGGTAGTCAGCCGCCTGAACCCGGTGACGCTGCGGCGCCTGGCCGAGCAAACCAACGGACAGTATTTTGAACTAACTGACCGGCGCAATGAATTCCCATTGCTGGTAAATGCCCTCAACCGGCTGGAAGGCCAGGCCGAGCAGGTACGCACGGTGGCCGTGGCTGACAACCGCTACCGTTACCCGCTGGCGCTGGCACTACTGCTGCTGGCCCTCGACATTCTACTTACTGTAAAAGTGATTCGCCCGTGA
- a CDS encoding DUF4846 domain-containing protein has protein sequence MAFARAQPTVSTGAERNPVRANQYSWLSAGQYSPQQTLATRFAPPIGAARVPAPAGSFGAWLRYLPLLPAGTAVHLYDGQLKKPQTVHAAVVRIDVGSRDLQQCADAVIRLRAEYLFSQNPDKVHFHLTSGHDIWFSDWYNGKGFRVTGETVESAPKAVEHPTHAVFRRYLDQIFTYAGTRSVEREMQPAALATLQPGDVFIKGGSPGHAVLVLDMSVNSRTGQRYFLLAQSYMPAQQIHILRNLQNPKLSPWYELNEKADLETPEWAFTSSQLRRF, from the coding sequence ATGGCCTTTGCCCGGGCCCAACCCACCGTTTCTACAGGTGCAGAAAGAAATCCGGTGCGGGCCAACCAGTATTCCTGGCTGAGTGCGGGGCAGTATAGTCCGCAGCAGACGTTGGCCACGCGCTTTGCCCCACCCATAGGCGCGGCGCGGGTACCAGCCCCGGCAGGCTCCTTCGGGGCCTGGCTACGGTATCTGCCCTTGTTGCCGGCTGGCACGGCCGTGCACCTGTACGATGGTCAGCTGAAAAAACCGCAGACCGTGCATGCAGCTGTGGTTCGCATCGACGTGGGCAGCCGGGATTTGCAGCAGTGCGCCGACGCGGTAATCCGGCTGCGGGCCGAATATCTGTTTAGCCAGAACCCGGACAAGGTGCATTTTCATTTGACCAGCGGGCACGACATCTGGTTTTCGGACTGGTACAACGGCAAGGGCTTCCGCGTCACGGGTGAAACGGTGGAATCGGCGCCGAAAGCCGTGGAACACCCCACGCATGCCGTATTCCGGCGCTATCTGGACCAGATTTTCACGTACGCCGGCACCCGGTCGGTAGAGCGCGAAATGCAGCCTGCTGCGCTGGCCACGCTGCAGCCGGGTGACGTCTTTATCAAAGGCGGCTCCCCGGGGCACGCGGTGCTGGTACTCGACATGAGCGTGAACTCACGGACGGGGCAGCGGTATTTTTTACTGGCCCAGAGCTACATGCCAGCCCAGCAAATCCACATTTTGCGTAATCTGCAGAACCCTAAACTGAGTCCGTGGTACGAGCTCAATGAGAAAGCCGATTTGGAAACGCCCGAGTGGGCTTTCACGTCGAGCCAGCTGCGGCGGTTCTAG
- a CDS encoding SIR2 family NAD-dependent protein deacylase translates to MKQKIVVLTGAGISAESGLATFRGSDGLWEGHRVEDVASPEGWARNPELVLEFYNQRRAAARAAQPNAGHLALVALEQEYEVVIITQNVDDLHERAGSSRVIHLHGKLFESRSTRFEHLVYPMTSDRIELGEQCEKGHQLRPNIVWFGEAVPLMERAMEETATADIFMVIGTSLQVYPAANLVHYTPTNCPTYIIDPNQPPLSARANLHFVREPATVGVPRIAAELLAQASN, encoded by the coding sequence ATGAAACAGAAAATCGTGGTTTTGACCGGGGCGGGTATCAGCGCCGAAAGCGGGCTGGCTACTTTCCGGGGCTCCGACGGGCTATGGGAAGGTCACCGGGTAGAAGATGTGGCCTCGCCCGAAGGTTGGGCCCGCAATCCGGAGCTCGTTCTGGAGTTTTACAACCAGCGCCGGGCTGCCGCCCGCGCCGCCCAGCCCAACGCCGGCCACCTAGCCCTAGTGGCCCTGGAGCAGGAATACGAGGTGGTCATCATCACCCAGAACGTGGATGACCTGCACGAACGGGCCGGCTCCAGCCGCGTGATTCATCTGCACGGCAAGCTGTTCGAGTCGCGCAGCACCCGCTTCGAGCACCTGGTCTACCCCATGACCTCGGACCGGATTGAGCTGGGTGAGCAGTGCGAAAAAGGCCACCAGTTGCGGCCCAACATCGTCTGGTTTGGCGAAGCCGTGCCCTTAATGGAACGGGCTATGGAGGAAACCGCCACCGCCGACATTTTCATGGTAATCGGCACTTCCCTGCAGGTGTACCCGGCGGCCAACCTGGTGCACTATACGCCCACGAACTGCCCCACGTATATCATTGACCCTAACCAACCGCCGCTGTCGGCCAGGGCCAATCTGCACTTCGTCCGGGAACCGGCGACGGTGGGCGTACCCCGAATTGCTGCTGAACTACTGGCCCAGGCTTCCAACTAA
- a CDS encoding RidA family protein, whose protein sequence is MRQNIASGAPWESIVGYSRAVRIGNVVEVAGTTAQDGETITGLTAYEQTRRALEKIADALTEAGAALTDVVRTRIFTTDISQWEEIGRAHGEFFAAIRPAATMVEVRALIDARLLVEIEATAIIS, encoded by the coding sequence ATGCGGCAGAACATTGCCTCCGGGGCACCCTGGGAAAGTATTGTGGGTTATTCCAGAGCCGTGCGTATCGGCAACGTAGTGGAAGTGGCTGGTACCACGGCCCAGGACGGAGAAACCATTACGGGCTTAACCGCCTACGAGCAAACCCGCCGGGCTTTGGAGAAAATTGCGGATGCATTAACCGAAGCCGGGGCCGCGCTAACCGACGTAGTGCGCACCCGGATTTTCACCACCGACATCAGCCAGTGGGAGGAAATCGGGCGGGCCCATGGGGAGTTTTTCGCCGCCATCCGGCCCGCGGCCACGATGGTTGAGGTTCGGGCGTTGATAGATGCCCGGCTGCTGGTCGAAATTGAAGCCACAGCCATTATTTCTTAA